The proteins below are encoded in one region of Sphingobium yanoikuyae:
- a CDS encoding mannitol dehydrogenase family protein: protein MTRLSSATLAGLPADIVRPGYDRAAVRPGVVHLGIGAFNRAHQAVIFDDALTAGDLRWGVIAASLRSPGVRDQMMPQDCLYTMLVRDGSAEQARIIGVVSQVLVAPEDPAALVAALAAPDTHIVTLTVAEKGYKLDPATGALIEGDPQLAADLASLAAPQTAPGFLVAALAVRQAAGLPPFTAISCDNLPHNGTRLRNAVLALAARHDPALADWIAAEGAFPETMVDRIVPATTDADIAALAARLGVEDQAMVKTEPFLQWVIEDKFCGPRPDFGAGVQVTAAVAPWEEAKLRLLNGAHSGIAYLGGLAGIDHVHEVLALPEARHFVESLWDEAQTTLSPPPELDVAAYRRELMARFDNPTLQHRTRQIAMDGSQKLPQRLLATIAARLSAGQGIDALSLAVAAWVRWQAGVDDRGEAHVVDDPLAAAITARLADASSTQARVDAILAFDAVVPADLAGNAAFRAALIRWLAILEADGARAALAQL, encoded by the coding sequence GTGACCCGTCTATCGTCCGCCACGCTCGCCGGCCTGCCCGCCGATATCGTCCGTCCCGGCTATGATCGCGCGGCGGTTCGCCCCGGCGTCGTCCATCTCGGCATCGGTGCCTTCAACCGCGCGCATCAGGCGGTGATCTTCGATGATGCCCTGACCGCCGGCGACCTGCGCTGGGGCGTGATTGCCGCGTCGCTGCGTTCGCCCGGCGTGCGCGACCAGATGATGCCGCAGGACTGCCTCTACACCATGCTGGTGCGCGATGGTTCGGCCGAGCAGGCGCGCATCATCGGCGTGGTCAGCCAGGTATTGGTCGCCCCGGAAGACCCGGCCGCACTGGTCGCCGCGCTCGCCGCGCCCGACACCCATATCGTCACCCTGACCGTGGCCGAGAAGGGCTATAAGCTCGATCCCGCGACCGGCGCCCTGATCGAGGGCGATCCCCAACTCGCCGCAGACCTTGCCTCGCTCGCCGCGCCGCAGACTGCGCCCGGCTTCCTCGTCGCGGCGCTGGCCGTGCGCCAGGCGGCGGGCCTGCCGCCTTTCACCGCGATCAGTTGCGACAATCTGCCGCACAACGGCACCCGGTTGCGCAACGCCGTGCTGGCGCTCGCTGCCCGGCACGACCCGGCACTGGCCGACTGGATCGCGGCAGAAGGGGCCTTCCCCGAAACCATGGTCGACCGCATCGTCCCCGCCACCACCGACGCCGACATCGCCGCGCTCGCCGCCCGGCTCGGCGTCGAGGATCAGGCAATGGTCAAGACCGAACCCTTCCTGCAATGGGTGATCGAGGATAAATTCTGCGGCCCGCGCCCGGATTTCGGCGCGGGGGTTCAGGTCACCGCCGCCGTTGCCCCCTGGGAGGAGGCGAAGCTGCGCCTGCTCAACGGCGCGCATAGCGGCATCGCCTATCTCGGCGGCCTCGCCGGCATCGACCATGTCCATGAAGTGCTCGCGCTGCCCGAAGCCCGGCATTTCGTCGAAAGTCTGTGGGACGAGGCGCAGACCACGCTGTCGCCGCCGCCCGAACTGGACGTCGCCGCCTATCGCCGCGAGCTGATGGCGCGCTTCGACAATCCGACCCTGCAGCATCGCACCCGCCAGATCGCGATGGACGGATCGCAAAAGCTGCCCCAGCGCCTGCTCGCCACCATCGCCGCGCGGCTGTCGGCAGGGCAGGGGATCGATGCCCTGTCGCTCGCCGTCGCCGCCTGGGTCCGCTGGCAGGCCGGCGTCGATGACCGGGGCGAAGCCCATGTCGTCGACGATCCGCTCGCCGCCGCCATCACCGCCCGGCTGGCCGACGCATCCTCTACGCAAGCCCGTGTCGACGCGATCCTGGCCTTCGATGCCGTGGTGCCCGCCGACCTTGCCGGCAACGCCGCCTTCCGCGCCGCGCTGATCCGCTGGCTCGCCATCCTCGAAGCAGACGGCGCCCGCGCTGCGCTCGCCCAGCTCTGA
- a CDS encoding MFS transporter, giving the protein MTTIPKPSGKVRWIVCGLLFAAVVLSYIDRLVLPTLKPDLQAHYGWSESGYADLAIWFQAGYGIAYVAFGRLIDRIGARAGYALAVGLWTVGHVMHIFFTSTAGMLFARIPLAIGEAGTFPAAIAATNEWFPKKERAFAIGIFNAGSNVGAILTPLIVPVIAVTLGWRWAFILTGLLTVFWLAAWLTFYRRPREKKGLSAEELAWIEADPQEPARPVKWRTLFRYRQTWAYMTSRFLIDPVWWTFLFWLPDFFNKQYGVKMLDFGPPLIAVYLLADVGSVAGGWLSSRLMGRGMNINRARKTAMFCAGLCALPIAFAAQAPSMWIAVGLIGLACAGHQGFSANVYALPGDLFPRWMAGSVVGLGGLAGAIGGMLMAKFAGIILETVGSFQPIFIVASCAYLLALLVLHLIVPRYVPVTLSQEAV; this is encoded by the coding sequence ATGACCACGATTCCCAAACCGTCCGGAAAGGTCCGCTGGATCGTCTGCGGCCTGCTCTTTGCGGCGGTGGTGCTGAGCTATATCGACCGGCTTGTCCTGCCGACGCTCAAGCCCGATCTTCAGGCCCACTATGGCTGGAGCGAGAGCGGCTATGCCGATCTCGCCATCTGGTTTCAGGCGGGTTACGGCATCGCCTATGTCGCCTTCGGCCGCCTGATCGACCGGATCGGCGCGCGGGCCGGCTATGCGCTGGCGGTCGGCCTGTGGACGGTCGGCCATGTCATGCACATCTTCTTCACCTCGACCGCCGGCATGCTGTTCGCCCGCATCCCACTGGCAATTGGTGAGGCGGGGACATTCCCGGCGGCGATCGCCGCCACCAATGAATGGTTTCCCAAGAAGGAACGCGCCTTCGCCATCGGCATCTTCAATGCCGGCTCCAATGTCGGCGCGATCCTGACGCCGCTGATCGTCCCGGTCATTGCGGTCACGCTGGGCTGGCGTTGGGCCTTCATCCTCACCGGCCTGCTGACGGTCTTCTGGCTCGCCGCCTGGCTGACCTTCTATCGCCGCCCGCGCGAAAAGAAGGGGCTGAGCGCCGAGGAACTGGCCTGGATCGAGGCGGACCCGCAGGAACCGGCCCGCCCGGTCAAGTGGCGCACCCTGTTCCGCTATCGCCAGACCTGGGCCTATATGACCTCGCGCTTCCTCATCGATCCGGTCTGGTGGACCTTCCTCTTCTGGCTGCCCGATTTCTTCAACAAGCAATATGGCGTGAAGATGCTGGACTTCGGCCCGCCGCTGATCGCCGTCTATCTGCTGGCCGATGTCGGTTCGGTCGCGGGCGGCTGGCTGTCGTCGCGCCTGATGGGCCGGGGCATGAACATCAACCGCGCCCGCAAGACGGCGATGTTCTGCGCCGGGCTTTGCGCCCTGCCGATCGCGTTCGCTGCCCAGGCGCCCAGCATGTGGATCGCGGTCGGCCTGATCGGCCTCGCCTGCGCCGGGCATCAGGGCTTCTCGGCCAATGTCTATGCGCTGCCGGGCGATCTCTTTCCGCGCTGGATGGCGGGGTCAGTGGTCGGCCTTGGCGGGCTGGCCGGCGCGATCGGCGGCATGCTGATGGCCAAGTTCGCCGGCATCATCCTGGAAACCGTCGGCAGCTTCCAGCCGATCTTCATCGTCGCATCCTGTGCCTATCTGCTGGCGCTGCTGGTGCTGCACCTTATCGTCCCGCGCTATGTGCCCGTGACTCTCTCGCAAGAGGCTGTCTGA
- the manD gene encoding D-mannonate dehydratase ManD, translating into MPKITGAKVIVTCPGRNFVTLKIETEEGVYGLGDATLNGRELSVASYLQDHVIPCLIGRDAHQIEDIWQYLYKGAYWRRGPVTMSAIAAVDTALWDIKGKIAGLPVYQLLGGASRESVMVYGHANGTTIEDTVKVALEYQAQGYKAIRIQCGVPGMASTYGVSKDKYFYEPADADLPTENVWNTSKYLRIVPELFKAAREALGWDVHLLHDIHHRLTPIEAGRLGKDLEQYRPFWLEDATPAENQDAFKLIRQHTTTPLAVGEIFNSIHDCRELIQNQLIDYIRATVVHAGGISHLRKIANLADLYQVRTGCHGATDLSPVCMAAALHFDLSVPNFGVQEYMRHTPETDAVFPHAYTFENGAMHPGDKPGLGVDIDEELAAKYEYNRAFLPVNRLEDGTMFNW; encoded by the coding sequence ATGCCCAAGATTACCGGCGCCAAGGTCATCGTTACCTGCCCTGGTCGCAATTTCGTCACCCTCAAGATCGAGACCGAAGAGGGCGTCTATGGTCTGGGCGATGCGACCCTCAACGGCCGCGAACTGTCCGTCGCCTCCTATCTGCAGGACCATGTCATTCCCTGCCTGATCGGCCGGGATGCGCACCAGATCGAGGATATCTGGCAATATCTCTACAAGGGCGCCTATTGGCGCCGCGGCCCGGTGACGATGTCGGCCATCGCCGCCGTCGATACCGCGCTCTGGGACATCAAGGGCAAGATTGCCGGCCTGCCGGTCTACCAGCTGCTCGGCGGCGCCAGCCGTGAAAGCGTCATGGTCTATGGCCATGCCAATGGCACGACGATCGAGGACACGGTCAAGGTCGCGCTGGAATATCAGGCACAGGGTTACAAGGCGATCCGCATCCAGTGCGGCGTCCCTGGCATGGCGTCGACCTATGGCGTGTCGAAGGACAAATATTTCTACGAACCCGCCGACGCCGACCTGCCGACCGAAAATGTCTGGAACACCAGCAAATATCTCCGCATCGTCCCCGAACTGTTCAAGGCCGCCCGCGAGGCGCTGGGCTGGGACGTGCATCTGCTGCACGACATCCATCATCGCCTGACCCCGATCGAGGCCGGGCGTCTGGGCAAGGATCTGGAACAATATCGCCCCTTCTGGCTGGAAGATGCGACGCCTGCTGAAAATCAGGACGCGTTCAAGCTGATCCGCCAGCACACCACCACGCCGCTGGCCGTGGGCGAGATTTTCAACTCGATCCATGATTGCCGCGAGCTGATCCAGAACCAGCTGATCGACTATATCCGCGCCACCGTGGTCCATGCCGGCGGCATCAGCCATCTGCGCAAGATCGCGAACCTCGCCGATCTCTATCAGGTCCGCACCGGCTGCCACGGCGCGACCGACCTGTCGCCGGTCTGCATGGCCGCCGCGCTCCACTTCGACCTGTCGGTGCCCAATTTCGGGGTGCAGGAATATATGCGCCACACGCCCGAGACCGATGCCGTCTTCCCCCATGCCTATACGTTCGAAAACGGCGCCATGCATCCAGGCGACAAGCCGGGCCTGGGCGTCGACATCGACGAGGAACTGGCCGCCAAATATGAATATAATCGCGCATTCCTGCCGGTGAACCGGCTCGAAGACGGCACCATGTTCAACTGGTGA
- a CDS encoding TonB-dependent receptor, producing MNVSRHHNIRAALFAASAFGALGLAQAAAAQDAAAPAETAAAPQDSETADIVVTGIRASLESATNAKKNAVAFGDSIFAEDIGKLPATNLAETLNRMPGVRLNRDINGEGTQVAIRGLGPSFTRVLLNGSQLQVASDGGTNGGSANREVDLDFFPSELFTRLDLAKSPSPSTLEGGIAGTVNLRNARPFDKEGTHVTVVAQGQYTDNNDKFSPRGAIVASHTTDTFGILVGVAGVKTKTRVDGFESVGWTDGNLGTGDAGGNNFSWASVVPNNTGHGLVAGQPVDVVATSGLTRDQLSTALIPRLGRKSLTEGDRSRISALASLEWRPSDELHFALDGIWAKSKRDYSKVNMNWQVRNSGPGTSAQSTGGMVPIDLTVDDNGVVTSGTFANSSYFLEASLFKQTTKFWNVNPSVSWQPTEDLKVDLSANWSKSRFFREQPTWAFQTTPQSGVETYYDNTGGDYPSITSNLDLNDPNNGSWQWYRQNIQLVRRKTETKGAHLDVTYGDDMFNVKVGGAYDQATRSIRAYDNSTAYQLSVCGTGCTGATGTVPTSAIAQYLRSSSTAGFIVPDFDALKQATNYASYRDSAPEARGAVTGGATGDMDEKVWGAYFELNGVTTIAGRDLHINTGMRYAHTDQLVVGPSQVGTEIVDITSSSTYENFLPSINLTYDVADNVKLRASASRTMTRPDAGAILPGITFSDPSALTATAGNPNLKPYTSDNYDLGGEIYTGGIGYVGVSLFMKNIQGFTVTTSEQVAFGSLNIPFDSLISTQQNALNDRSLQTGIPVAQLPITVNRPVNLRDLKIKGIEATWVQPLDFLVKGLGFSANGTYLKQSSSSGLVATGVSPWSYNLQGFYENGGLSVSVNYVWNDEAIAVNGPQNGINGADLKSDARGQLDMSAGYQLPFFNKALRLTLDVLNITDEPIRTTFEYSNAAYSVYYPGRTVLAGIRANF from the coding sequence ATGAACGTTTCACGCCACCATAATATCCGTGCGGCCCTGTTCGCCGCATCCGCCTTCGGTGCGCTGGGCCTGGCCCAGGCCGCCGCTGCGCAGGATGCTGCTGCACCGGCCGAAACCGCCGCCGCGCCGCAGGACAGCGAAACCGCCGACATCGTCGTCACCGGTATCCGCGCCTCGCTGGAAAGCGCCACCAACGCCAAGAAGAATGCGGTTGCGTTTGGCGACTCGATCTTCGCGGAAGATATCGGCAAGCTGCCCGCCACCAACCTCGCTGAAACGCTGAACCGCATGCCCGGCGTGCGCCTCAACCGCGACATCAACGGTGAAGGCACCCAGGTCGCGATCCGCGGCCTTGGCCCCAGCTTCACCCGCGTGCTGCTCAACGGTTCGCAGCTTCAGGTTGCATCGGATGGCGGCACCAACGGCGGCAGCGCCAACCGCGAAGTCGATCTCGACTTCTTCCCGTCGGAACTCTTCACCCGCCTCGACCTCGCCAAGAGCCCGTCGCCCTCGACGCTTGAAGGCGGCATCGCCGGCACCGTCAACCTGCGCAATGCCCGTCCCTTCGACAAGGAAGGCACCCATGTCACCGTCGTGGCGCAGGGCCAATATACCGACAATAACGACAAGTTCAGCCCGCGCGGCGCGATCGTCGCCAGCCACACCACTGACACGTTCGGCATCCTCGTCGGCGTTGCCGGCGTGAAGACCAAGACCCGCGTAGATGGCTTTGAATCGGTCGGCTGGACCGACGGTAATCTCGGCACCGGCGACGCCGGCGGCAATAATTTCTCCTGGGCCTCGGTCGTTCCCAACAATACCGGCCATGGCCTGGTCGCCGGCCAGCCGGTCGATGTCGTCGCCACTTCTGGCCTGACCCGCGACCAGCTCAGCACCGCGCTGATCCCGCGTCTCGGCCGCAAGAGCCTGACCGAAGGCGATCGCTCGCGCATCTCGGCGCTGGCCTCGCTCGAATGGCGCCCGTCGGACGAGCTGCATTTCGCCCTGGACGGCATCTGGGCCAAGTCCAAGCGTGATTACAGCAAGGTCAACATGAATTGGCAGGTCCGCAACTCGGGGCCGGGCACCAGCGCCCAGTCGACTGGTGGCATGGTGCCGATCGACCTGACCGTCGATGACAATGGCGTCGTCACCAGCGGCACCTTCGCCAACTCCTCCTATTTCCTCGAAGCCAGCCTGTTCAAGCAGACGACCAAATTCTGGAACGTCAACCCGAGCGTCAGCTGGCAGCCGACCGAGGATCTGAAGGTCGACCTCAGCGCCAACTGGTCGAAGAGCCGCTTCTTCCGCGAACAGCCGACCTGGGCGTTCCAGACCACGCCGCAGTCGGGCGTCGAAACCTATTATGACAATACCGGTGGCGACTATCCGTCGATCACCAGCAATCTCGACCTCAACGATCCGAACAACGGCAGCTGGCAATGGTATCGCCAGAATATCCAGCTGGTCCGTCGCAAGACCGAGACCAAGGGCGCGCATCTCGACGTGACCTATGGCGATGACATGTTCAACGTGAAGGTCGGCGGCGCCTATGATCAGGCGACCCGTTCGATCCGCGCCTATGACAACAGCACCGCCTATCAGCTGTCGGTCTGCGGCACTGGCTGCACCGGCGCCACCGGCACCGTGCCGACCAGCGCCATCGCTCAGTATCTGCGCAGTTCCTCGACCGCCGGCTTCATCGTGCCGGACTTCGATGCGCTCAAGCAGGCCACCAACTATGCCAGCTATCGCGACAGCGCGCCCGAAGCACGCGGGGCCGTCACCGGCGGCGCGACCGGCGACATGGATGAAAAGGTCTGGGGTGCCTATTTCGAACTGAACGGCGTCACGACCATTGCCGGCCGCGACCTGCACATCAACACCGGCATGCGCTACGCCCACACCGACCAGCTGGTCGTCGGACCGAGCCAGGTCGGCACGGAGATCGTCGACATCACCTCGTCCTCGACCTACGAGAATTTCCTGCCGTCGATCAATCTGACCTATGATGTCGCCGACAATGTGAAGCTGCGTGCGTCGGCCTCGCGGACGATGACCCGCCCGGATGCCGGCGCGATCCTGCCGGGCATCACCTTCTCCGATCCTTCGGCGCTGACTGCCACGGCGGGCAATCCGAACCTCAAGCCCTACACCTCGGACAATTATGACCTGGGCGGCGAAATCTACACCGGCGGCATCGGTTATGTCGGCGTGTCGCTGTTCATGAAGAATATCCAGGGCTTCACCGTCACCACCTCCGAACAGGTTGCCTTCGGGTCGCTCAACATTCCGTTCGACAGCCTGATCTCGACGCAGCAGAACGCCCTCAACGACCGGTCGCTCCAGACCGGCATCCCGGTCGCTCAGCTGCCGATCACCGTGAACCGTCCGGTCAACCTGCGCGATCTCAAGATCAAGGGTATCGAAGCGACCTGGGTGCAGCCGCTCGACTTCCTGGTGAAGGGCCTCGGCTTCTCGGCCAACGGCACTTACCTGAAGCAGTCCTCCTCCTCGGGTCTGGTCGCGACCGGCGTGTCGCCCTGGAGCTACAACCTGCAGGGCTTCTATGAAAATGGCGGTCTGTCGGTCAGCGTGAACTATGTCTGGAATGACGAGGCGATCGCCGTGAACGGTCCGCAGAACGGCATCAACGGCGCCGACCTCAAGTCCGACGCCCGTGGCCAGCTCGACATGTCGGCCGGCTATCAGCTGCCCTTCTTCAACAAGGCGCTGCGCCTGACGCTCGATGTGCTGAACATCACGGACGAGCCGATCCGCACCACCTTCGAATATTCGAACGCCGCCTATTCGGTCTATTATCCCGGTCGCACCGTGCTGGCCGGTATCCGGGCCAACTTCTGA
- the galB gene encoding beta-galactosidase GalB, producing the protein MKTLRTILLASCLLSPATLLAAPRDSVSISRDWRFTKGDPAGLIEDLRYDVRPPIEDAGDGKVADARPDAAVQVDDSGARVLKPWILPSANPFIADPARHHTRPAGNPGGTVSYVQPGFDDSGWTHVDLPHDWAIAGPFIKDGPYGGMGRLPSWGIGWYRKALTIPASDKGKSIFLDVEGAMSYAAVWLNGKLVGGWPYGYNSFRLDLTPYAVPGGQNQLVIRLDNPQASARWYPGGGLYRDIYLTTTNKVHVGQWGSIVRTPQVSKAQASVDLSLTLDNDGDTPAQVEVATALYAIDASGKRIGRPVASIARQSTSIAPHGKAELKGSTILSNPRLWGPPPTQAPNRYVAVSTVTQGGKLIDSYETRFGVRDIKFDPDKGVIVNGEQIPLRGVNNHHDLGAIGAAFNARAAERQLEILRDMGTNAVRMSHNPPAPELLELTDRMGFLVMDEVFDSWEKKKTPHDFHLIFPDWHEADARAMLRRDRNHPSIIIWSIGNEVGEQYDGEAGAKIGRELVAIAHQEDPTRPATSAMNYAKADMALPTTVDVISLNYQGAGIRGIVGQYPAFRAKFPDKVILSTESASALSSRGEYMFPVAGAISGPVRPWSGGNPDTHQVSAYEMHAADFGSSPDRVWAADDQNPYVAGEFVWTGFDYLGEPTPYYTSRSSYSGILDLAGFPKDRFWLYQARWRPDLKFAHILPHWTWPDRVGQITPVHVFSSADEAELFINGKSQGKVKKRDYEYRFRWDYVVYEPGEVKVVTWKKGQPWATETIRTVGEAAKLSLTADRSAIADDGRDLSFVTLKILDKDGNVVPAAKQDIRFSIEGPGEIIATDNGDPTDLTAFPSKDRKAFNGLALVIVKAKPGEKGRVTVRASAPGLTAAQAVISTNATVR; encoded by the coding sequence ATGAAGACCCTGCGCACCATCCTGCTCGCCTCCTGCCTGCTCAGCCCTGCGACCTTGCTGGCCGCGCCGCGCGACAGCGTCTCGATCAGCCGCGACTGGCGCTTCACCAAGGGAGATCCCGCCGGCCTGATCGAGGATCTGCGCTATGATGTCCGTCCGCCGATCGAGGATGCCGGCGACGGCAAGGTGGCCGACGCCCGTCCCGACGCGGCGGTGCAGGTGGACGACAGCGGCGCCCGCGTGCTCAAGCCCTGGATATTGCCCAGCGCCAATCCCTTCATCGCCGATCCCGCCAGGCATCACACCCGTCCCGCCGGCAATCCGGGCGGCACCGTATCCTATGTCCAGCCCGGCTTCGACGACAGCGGCTGGACCCATGTCGACCTGCCGCACGACTGGGCGATCGCCGGCCCGTTCATCAAGGATGGCCCCTATGGCGGCATGGGCCGCCTGCCCAGCTGGGGCATCGGCTGGTATCGCAAGGCGCTGACCATCCCCGCCAGCGACAAGGGCAAGTCGATCTTCCTCGATGTCGAAGGGGCGATGTCCTACGCCGCCGTCTGGCTGAATGGAAAGCTCGTCGGCGGCTGGCCCTATGGCTATAACAGCTTCCGCCTCGACCTCACCCCCTATGCGGTGCCGGGCGGCCAGAACCAACTCGTGATCCGCCTCGACAATCCCCAGGCTTCGGCGCGCTGGTATCCGGGCGGCGGCCTCTATCGCGACATCTATCTCACCACCACCAACAAGGTCCATGTCGGCCAGTGGGGCAGCATCGTCCGCACGCCGCAGGTCAGCAAGGCGCAGGCCAGCGTGGACCTGAGCCTCACCCTCGACAATGACGGCGACACCCCGGCGCAGGTCGAGGTCGCGACCGCTCTCTATGCGATCGACGCCAGCGGCAAGCGCATCGGCCGCCCGGTCGCCAGCATCGCCCGCCAGTCCACCAGCATCGCCCCCCATGGCAAGGCGGAGCTGAAGGGCAGCACGATCCTCAGCAACCCGCGCCTCTGGGGCCCGCCGCCGACGCAGGCGCCCAACCGCTATGTCGCCGTCTCCACCGTGACCCAGGGCGGCAAGCTGATCGACAGCTACGAAACCCGCTTCGGCGTGCGCGACATCAAGTTCGATCCCGACAAGGGCGTGATCGTCAATGGTGAGCAGATCCCCCTGCGCGGCGTCAACAATCATCATGATCTCGGTGCGATCGGCGCAGCCTTCAACGCCCGCGCGGCCGAGCGCCAGCTCGAAATATTGCGCGACATGGGCACCAACGCCGTGCGCATGAGCCATAATCCGCCCGCGCCCGAACTGCTCGAACTCACCGACCGCATGGGCTTCCTGGTGATGGACGAGGTGTTCGACAGCTGGGAGAAGAAGAAGACCCCGCACGACTTCCACCTGATCTTCCCGGATTGGCATGAGGCCGACGCGCGCGCCATGCTGCGCCGCGACCGCAACCATCCCTCGATCATCATCTGGAGCATCGGCAACGAGGTCGGCGAACAATATGATGGTGAGGCGGGGGCGAAGATCGGCCGCGAACTGGTCGCCATCGCGCATCAGGAAGACCCGACCCGGCCCGCCACCAGCGCGATGAACTATGCCAAGGCGGACATGGCTCTGCCCACCACCGTGGACGTCATCAGCCTCAATTATCAGGGCGCCGGCATTCGCGGCATCGTCGGCCAATATCCCGCCTTCCGCGCGAAATTCCCGGACAAGGTCATCCTGTCCACCGAAAGCGCATCGGCCCTGTCCAGTCGCGGCGAATATATGTTCCCGGTGGCCGGCGCGATCAGCGGTCCGGTGCGCCCCTGGTCGGGCGGCAATCCCGACACGCATCAGGTCTCCGCCTATGAGATGCACGCCGCCGATTTTGGCTCCTCGCCCGATCGGGTCTGGGCCGCCGATGACCAGAATCCCTATGTCGCGGGCGAGTTCGTCTGGACCGGCTTCGATTATCTGGGCGAACCGACACCCTATTACACGTCGCGCAGTTCCTATTCCGGCATCCTCGATCTCGCCGGCTTCCCCAAGGACCGCTTCTGGCTCTACCAGGCGCGCTGGCGGCCCGACCTCAAATTCGCGCATATCCTGCCGCACTGGACCTGGCCTGACCGCGTCGGCCAGATCACGCCGGTTCATGTCTTCTCCTCGGCCGACGAGGCGGAACTGTTCATCAACGGCAAGTCGCAGGGCAAGGTCAAGAAGCGCGATTATGAATATCGCTTCCGCTGGGACTATGTCGTCTATGAACCGGGCGAGGTGAAGGTCGTCACCTGGAAGAAGGGCCAGCCCTGGGCGACCGAGACGATCCGCACCGTGGGCGAGGCGGCGAAACTGTCGCTGACCGCCGATCGCTCCGCCATCGCCGATGACGGTCGTGACCTCAGTTTCGTGACGCTCAAGATCCTCGACAAGGACGGCAATGTCGTCCCTGCCGCCAAGCAGGACATCCGCTTCTCGATCGAGGGACCGGGCGAGATCATTGCCACCGACAATGGCGACCCGACCGATCTGACTGCCTTTCCGTCGAAAGATCGCAAGGCTTTCAATGGCCTGGCGCTAGTGATCGTGAAGGCCAAGCCGGGCGAGAAGGGGCGGGTAACCGTCCGCGCCAGCGCACCGGGCCTGACCGCGGCGCAGGCCGTCATCAGCACAAATGCCACAGTCCGCTGA